In Diceros bicornis minor isolate mBicDic1 chromosome 13, mDicBic1.mat.cur, whole genome shotgun sequence, the sequence acactcctcctcctcctctcccagggcaggcttctagcaaatcacagggtatgcggtccctgtccctccccacaacaaacccatcctgcaccagctcttccaggccatcccggtcacttctactgggggattcggacactgtggcaccaagagaaagggccctcctctcttgatttgaggcctccagctgggaacgcagagcccctcccccacaggcacactcacctgctgctgctgctgctccttctcctgcaccctctgggggttgatttccggggggcaaacgtggaaggcccctcctgtcagggtcgaggacagtgtcagtgaggccatagtcccctcactgcatttctctccagcaccactcgcctccgacactggacatctgactcgagtcaactggtaccaatgccactccaccctccaaggtcttgtgattccagaacaagcccagtttcaactctctgagtgtaagcttgggcttgcgtcctggactccctgagcctgtttcctcatctggaaagtgtgagaactccagctacttcacaggttctcctgaggactcactgtcgcatgactgtcatcgctgttcttgccctcacccctccagggagcaggcagaaagctcccacattcctttcctccctcttacctcatcacccccatgtgaggcctgcaccacacgatcaccatccttccatttccctgatggggagacagaggcccaaacaggggcagtgagttgctcaggggccacagaggagaggccacttggccctcccagccagagaccctgttccaacatcctcacctaacccccagccccaccactgacaatagtcctgacccccgagctctcgaagcttggtcgtgggccgaggcgtggatggagaggatgtggtgtcttgggagtctggttgaatggctcctgcctgccccagtctcgtggagtgtctggcccccaggctgggacagaggcaatgccaaacccttctcctcccccaaggaaccactcaggatattcccctgcactgaactctttctttatccactcagaaactggacccccaaggtgccacctctgatcaacagggaaggggtgagaggacattttgcttccctgtttacatgaagctcctaacttcctttcagcaggatccactaagaatctatcagttgcctaggcgctactcataagccacctggggtatatgtcattgccaaccaggcattcaggtgagactccgttgttgactcgaatgactgttctaggcgtccagggggggtcccagaacgcacacatatctgtctctggtccagctgttcagatccaaggatgagcatcttgtttgtccacctgggccaggggaattctctgctgtgcccgtccctggggtaggcagtgtgctctccccttggagacatggtgaagatagaaggagcagcaggggcctggcttcctgaggacaggtttaggctgagggataaacccacccaaccacccaacagtctgggagaagctacattcagcaggacggaagtgcatggaagccagaaatctgctgatggcgccagctcggcaactcgccctggaacagcacagccaacaccactgtgtcccatgaccagggcctcctgcccacaaacggcaccccacctgcccatgggccaaacagatccctaagcttgttaacctggacaagatagatgggaacgtttcagagaaagttcaagtgagaaactatcaaaaccacagcttgcccagtccccctccccccgtggcacttcctctctttccagacccccagcctccactctaccttggtcatcagttctctgctcaaggactcgtcttggctatagtgctccttaagtttttcagagcgctccctgaggagaggagaaagagggaaggataaatttagggataatatgaggggtctgagtgcaaatctttttctttgacaacctgagagattcaaactgcctggaggagtgctctcactgggctcctctgagggctaaggtcttgtgagactgggagggggctctcctgttggtcactggggtctccattcccccgctatacagagcagctctcttttgaccactttcagtttcaactgggcatagagttctgttgctataaacacttgaaaatctccaatgtggctcaacccagtacctggcatttagagaaaccgaatcctgaagcagaattggtgcactaaggacaccaggagacttagagacacaccgctgaggcccaggccctgttccaagcatttgctgccacccaggagttcccagctgactgaggggccaatggcagacatacgggagatcccccatccaccctggtcctcctatggagagaggcctacccaccaggaaacttcccccatgtgttcttcaggtggcatatggatgttttctgcagaacagagatgacagtgcagggcgaggagaagttcttcaggatcttgcactcctggggaagggaagagaatgagctgtgaggtggggtactggagccctgcttgctctagcttcagtccccttctatttaaatctcctctcctggatgagacagatgctcagggagccccagaagggcacatttaggacccaaagagtaacactcacaaggaggaggattttagctcaacccagggagggagccaggtaggaagtgagcatccccgcactgggacctggagtcaaggtcagcattcccctggcaagaagggcctagggacttgcaggggcttagaccacacactgcaatcctgggatctgataaaggtggaggcagttcccaaggctccagaaaggggctccactgggcctcccacagcacacctgggccacctggatccagcgctccaccaccctcaccctgtcctgggccatcatgctcgggtccccgaggcaggtggtgacgacgaggctggccacccttctgaagtggtcgatggtggcccggacggtgtgtgccaggtgctcattgctgggcttgttcctcttgccccaggtggagcccaggcactgagagggcaccaccttccggaagagctcctggggaacagggggagtgtcacccaacattgccacaccccagctctgtgtccacatccccaaaagtcccacacaggggtcacagtttagagctggagctcaggaagctcatgatgtggcctgagccttgtgagagtccctggcttttcttctctgtccactgagggtacccagaggatgacccaggacccaatactggcagggaagggagagggacatttgcatccagcccgtcctggctaactccaagctccagatggtggctcacctcggctcatcccaagggggcatcttccaacacactgatccccctctggtcacactccccgttctgatgcacattctcccctggcagctacaaccacgggccttgtctgtctcccttgtagtggagtacacatcaggtgtctaataagtcctgaggctgttgagcttcctgagcagacggttgggccaccagggacctggctgcatacagtgagttcccctccactactgatgtgccaggccctgctcacccttccttctcttcaaggagccggcatagccactctgtgcagcaggtcctgttagtgtccacctctacgctctgcaggtggaaagcaaaggcttaggggttcagaaagttgcccaggtcgtatggttggtaaggggtggagccaggattcgggcccagatcataggagactggatgaggtctggggcaacgatggcagagggaaggcctaccccaccccaccctcagagcccagctgctcactgcatccatcacgatcaactgctccaccaccagcttaggagggaaggccgtaggttgggcttcttctcacacttcttagccacaggtggagacggacttcccactagaaatgatggtccaggtgactccaacttagcagctcccactcctgctggagcccatgttggcccttgctccacctccaacactgctggtagaggggacactggctccagtgctagagggtgtggtgtcaacggagctggagccagctctacctccaccagtgcccacagctctgcttctgctgctggctgaaactctggagctgactctggagcgggataaagagaaaggttcactcacatagctgactttccatgtgtccttctaaatacaggaaagatcccacttctcttccaggaatagccagcctgcagtcccctttagcctctggctctgcctcagtggcctcctaaactcacaacagacaagggaaatagggtcaagggagcacagctctgaaccagacaaggttacctgcatgtacgtcccctttagcttgaaaaagagacagcccctgactggtcccaccctagttctggtccaaccccatcatctcaaggtcctgagtgtggaggccctctgctcctgctgtcatctcagagcagcactggatggtgtgggtggcctcatgtacctgctccttgtctagtgagttggtggagttgaaaccattgggcagctactcgacgacctcctgagtggagttctgcaaagactgcctgggagctgggccagagggaatcaggggtggcctgcacactgccactgaggccaacccccaagagaaagtctgctcctcagttcaggcacagagggcatcctggcaaagatctttggtcagggagggaaggaaatgaaacctctagggctcaataatatatgagtagaggagctcaccttctcatgctgtcagccatgatctggggtatgaacgtgacagacccaccaggtttccgacacctaacaacaagctcctgcttaggaatggcctgtcccacataccctgccttccccactccacacagacacacaaacacacacacacacactatgaggggcctggagtgtggggttgatcagatgggatcaccgttgtgtcctggcctgcactagcctttcctgggctcccccatgttacccttcactgcctcctgtcagacacccagaggcgtcagggatgagggctgagccaacatcggcaacaatcaaaaagattctctttctgggtttttttgaggccagatcctgcaaaagtttggatacaacaacaaaacatttttgcttcttggctgtctccattcaagtgagctggatggggggctgtgggtgcctggttaccagagttctaagatctgttgaggcctaggaccaaggagatggggtcatttttcaagattcctttacctgggacccttacctcaatcagatttctccagagctgcccattgagcccgggctgctcaccctcctctctcatgtcacttcctgaactgtacacaaggagcctacacagccctagccacagttccctggaaacctaactcaggtcctagctttgaggagacagagatgaatgcagacctcctctttcttaccagttctgcatcctgggaaagtccctgtgcctctcaggtcctccctagtctccaaacctgcaccatggggatcaggctagaatctacttcctagggacctcacccggtgtatatgagataatatctattacccctgtgggctggtgtcacatgtacctaaggcacaaacttagagatggaagaataacaagaaggggtgacatgtagcacagaacaccactcaaaacaggcctggattctagcaatgtgatattggaacagtcacttcccaacttggcctcattttcaggtcagcatcatgaggggtttgaaactaacggaaatttagatactgccttctgtggcataaaaccattcaactgtttcctgttttatggagaatgagacccaagggcctcatcttggcctatgaggtgggaagtctccacaatggtacccagtaaaccccactcatggcatagccatccccgtggaaccactaagtggttagtaactggcttatgaacataataagagccaatgtgatgggatgtcttgtctaaattttaactacacaagtctctcacttcctcttactccctctctcatgttccatctctctctctcactctgtcgaatccctgtaactgaggaatcaaataccagtgttttgggactgcccaatgtggaggcctatagaggagagaagcacgggagtgcccaggccaacagacagaaaggaactcaggctctcagtccaaactgaatcctgaaggctgagagtgaccttgggggcttgtcctcccccagttgagcctcagttgaggccacagccccaacctgttcaactcagtgaggcagaggcacccagctaaaacgtgcctcattgctgatacacacaaattgtgagatagtcaacatttgtagttttgaaaagcaaggttaggggcaataaagtcagagagggaaaggtaactgacacagcctaccaggccctggccctaccttccaccccagctcctgttctctcctcccagcctccttccagctgcactggccatatttctgacctcctctggccaaactcacttctgcctgtgagactcaggaccggtggtgccatctccctgacacactgctcccagacccctgaagggctggctccctcttgtcattctggtcccatcaAATATCACCctattgaggcctttcagaccctcctaccaagtgacgcccaaccctccctcacagccccctgctgtgtttctctacagcacttgctgagaggaacttacccacggctctcagaatcattgacaaagatggagaactcaaaagttttgcaggtaccaatgcctgtgtttctcatcccctaagccatcagatgtctcctttggatcccactgctgccaccaaactggtacaaaacaaaataaaactgagtaaattttaaacatcttatcggctttattcaacagttcatgaatcaggcagcatccagtctagcagagagaaaggagctccaaggagctgtacaaaatgaaagacttttataggcagaagggagcaggaacaaggaaattacactacaccaaaaagagggttggttactgcaaggttaccttcctttaggggatggcaggtctctattaggaaggtgacctacctgctgctcatcaggcgattcccaattgactggtttatgattctattcctgggagggcaaaaagtctaattaaatctcggcttgttgatgtgagacttaggctaagtggctctattagggcctggtgtcttgtttcattattttattttattttttttttgtgagggagatcagccctgagctaacatccatgctgatcctcctcttcctttttcctgaggcagaccagctctgagctaacatctattgccaatcctcctccttttttccttccccaaagcccaggtagatagttgtatgtcacagttacacatccttctagtttctgtatgtgggatgtagtctcagcatggctggggaagaggtgcgtctgtcacgcccgagatccgaacccaggccgccagtagtggagcgtgcgcacttaacagctgggcctgccctggtgtcttgttttaaacacattacttctgctggtccctgatttccccagttacaccccagctgtcccttcattgaccattgttaatcacacacccactgcacctgcctccagtccttccccctcaacaccgtaatctcacacacagctcctcccgacactatcatgacgtctcccaccacacgtcccctatactttccacactgccagcaagatgcttcacaaacaccacaaccatttatgtccaatgggcttagaggtctaaccgtgcactgggaatcaggagt encodes:
- the LOC131413230 gene encoding ral guanine nucleotide dissociation stimulator-like; amino-acid sequence: MMAQDRECKILKNFSSPCTVISVLQKTSICHLKNTWGKFPGGAFHVCPPEINPQRVQEKEQQQQQLQPVLPAGSPDLVGQQNIQGQEEPAIIKFRAPRPQYRAPYQWPITASSSRCT